A segment of the Panicum hallii strain FIL2 chromosome 1, PHallii_v3.1, whole genome shotgun sequence genome:
ATTTAGTGAGCAGGTAAAGGTGTGCTCTAGAGATTGGTGGAGCTGCGCCACCGTGGAGTTTTGGAGTAGGCTGAAAATCGTGGAGTTGAAAGctaccaaacaggcccttagttTGCTAGAACATATTTTACAAAGCTGCATGAGAGTCTCTTCTGATCATGAATTGTTGTTACCTTTTACATTTTTATAACAGGGTTCAATAGTAACGGACAGCTCCAATACCACATTTTGTGTTTATGACTCCGATATTGCTACTGGCTATGGTGTTGGTGCTTTCCTGTTTCTTCTCTCAGGCCACTCACTGCTTATGGGTCTTACGAGGTGCATGTGCTTCGGCCCACCACTTGCGCCAGGTGGAAGCAGAGCCTGGTCCATTATATACTTCACATCGTCATGGTTATTTCTGAGCTCCCTTACATATGAcccaaagaaaaaaaatgatttTTGTACTTGCCAAGTTTCGTAGCCCAACCATATAAATTTTCTTGGCATATTTGCAGGGTCACATTTGCAATTGCAGAGTCGTGCCTAATTGCTGGAGCAACAAAGAACGCATACCACACCAAGTATAGGGATATGGTATACGCTGGTAACTGGACCTGTCAATCTCTGCGCAAAGGAGTGTTCGTTGCCGGAGCAGTCTTCGTGGTGTTCACCATGATTCTGGACGTGTACTTCTACATGTACTATGCCAAGGCCACGAGCCAAGCTGCCAAAAAGATCAGTAAGACGACCCCCAGCGTTGGCATGACTGGCTATGCATGAGCAACCTAATAAAACTCTCGCCTGATAGAAAAAGAGACTATTTCTATTTCTGGTATTTTCTGTAACACTGCAGTGAGTGATTTTAGGATATGACGTAGTTTCGCGTAAATGTTGCTTACTATATATGTGTATTGTTTAATCCTTGCAAAACCAAAGTACTCTTGTGATCCTATCTTGTCTGCTAAAACATAACAAATATCAAACGTTCGGTTGTGGGGAATTTTCGATGCTGATGGATGGGCCAATCCAACCAATGTTAAAAAAATGTTTGCAGCAAACAAAATGGCCTTGTCGTTTGAGCATTGTGGGTAATGGGTATTGTTGGGGGTACGGGTCACGGACCGGAAAAGCACAGGAGCGAGAGGAGAAGACCCTCTTTCGTACCAGTGCTTATAGAGAGGATTTAGTTTGTTCATGTGCTTAGGGTGTGCTAACAAGGTAGTCGAGCCTGTGTGAGCACCAGTTCGCATTGGAGAGGTTAATATTAACTTCTGTGCACATCTCCTAATTGGACATATACGGACATCTACACCATTTTTCCTACAAGCGACATAAGCGCAAATGGAACATGAACTACAATTAAATTGCCCCCAAAGATAAACCAGAGATACCAATGAATTGAAACAATCGATTTTTTAATCAGCTGCTATATATATGCTTTTCAAATTCAtaacaacatgagatacaacaCAACAAACAATCGCCGTCAGATGTTGTGACCATTTTCAATGGAATATGGGAATAGGGTGACGGCCAATAGCATCGAGCTCACTGCAGGAATAAAACACATTATCGATTTTGTTCCAGCCATTAGATGGTGGATGGAGCAAGTTTTCAGAAAGGTCCACACGGTAGCTGAGTGAGATTGCGAGCAAGAAAAGCTAAGAGTAGACGTCGATGCCCCAGAACTTGGCAGGCTGGTTGCTGCGGTGGTTCTTGTCGATGGCCTTGATCTCCTCCATGTCCTCGTCCGTGATGTCGAAGTCAAAGACCTCGAGGTTCTCCTGCAGCCTCTCCACCTTGGAGGTCTTGGGGATCACCACCGCGTTCTTCTGGAGGCCCCACCGGAGGACCAGCTGTGCAGGCGTCTTGCCGTACTTCTCGGCCAACTCCTGCCATGGATTTGCAGCGAGCAAGTTGATCATCAGAAAGGCAGGCTTGCACAATGCAAGGTACTCAAATGGAATGTTCCTCGAACTTAGCATAAAAGTTGGAAAAAAAAAGGCGACAGTGCAATTTAGTAGTGAAGATTTGGAATAACAACCACCTTGATGACAGGGTCGTCGAGGCATGAGAGCGAGCCGAACAGCTTGGCGTTGGCAGTAGAGCCACCCAGTGGGGTGTGAGCGGTGACGCAGATGCCATGCTTCTGGCAGAACTTGACAAGTGAATCGCGCTGGAAGTAGGGGTGCATCTCAATTTGGTTAACAGCAGGCTTTATCTTGGCATAGGCCAAGCAGTCTCTGGTGAGAAAGACACCATAGTTGCTGCAAAAATTGCTGTAATTGTTAGATTTGTGAAGCTGACTTCCTGTACCATGACAAACGTGGAAGTAACAGATTGAGAAGGTGCAGGATGTAACGCAGCTCTTCTTCAGGCTCAGTAACTTGTATTAATGAAAGTACTAGCTCAAATAATTTCAATTATAAGTAAAGCAAACCGTGGCTATCACCAAAAGATAACAATATGGTTATACTGAGCCATGGACCAATTTTTAACATTAACGAATCACATGATACAAGACAGCTAAACATATCAAGGTCAAATATCTCCAAACTTCCAAGTCAACAAACCATAGAAACAGGCGAAAATAGTAACAATAGTCCATTTCATACCTGATTCCAATGCTGCGAACCAGTCCCATATTAACAAGATCTTCCATTGCATGCCATGTTGCCTCCAGTGAGACAGTGGTATCAATGTCTAGCACACCATCTTCACCAATAACACTAGCAACTGTGCCAACTTCTGTAGATAAagcagcaaaaaaaaaaggaccGAGTCAGTCAATGAGAAAATGCTCTTGCTCCTTACCATTTAAATAAGGGTAAAAAGAGTACCAGTGTGTCTAGAAGCCACTGGGAAGTGAATAAGATAGAGATCGAGATAATCTAACTTCAACTTCTTCAAGCTATCCTTACAGGCTTCAATCACATGCCCATGATCTGAGTTCCACAGCTACAGCCACAACAAATACAGATCCTTCAGTCACTTAATTAAGGAAGGAAATAAAGGCTGCAGTAGAATGGAGAGTGCATAGCATTGGGGTTCCAAGTGTCGAGGTGAAAGTCTATCAGGGTCCCAATGGCATCTCACGTGCATCATTATAATTCTAAAAGGTTTAGTGCACTGGAATTTAAGAGGACACAATTCACAGTTACCACTGAGAGTGAGAGCTAATCATGGTTGGGTAAAAGACAGTATTAGTATTTGTATGTCAGTCTAGAGACTGGTGAAAGATTTTAAGACTTTTCAGCTTAGTTAACGCCGGCAATATATGATGTGTGTATACTGACTTTGGAGTAAAATTCAGTGCCAGATTCCCTGATGTTTCTCAGGAGATTGTATAACCTTTATCCTTTGCTATGATTTTAAAAGGTTTGAGGGACATGATTTTCAGTGTTGTAAACCCTTTTCCAAAACAAGACCAAGAAAAGTAGCATTGATTTTGTGATCTGGTTAACCTTGGTTGTGATGAAAAGGTCCTCTCTCTTGACAAGCCCAATTTCGAATGCCTCTGCAAGCGCATCACCAACTTCAGCTTCATTTTGGTATTTTGCTGCAGTCCAGAAAATAAAACATAGTCAAAGATATAGCCCGATAAACATTTTGGTAGGCCAGCAACGGGCTACCAACACGCCATTCATCACAATACCCGTGCACACAATATAATCCGAAATTAAGCGCAATGAGTGTTCATCAACGGGCGAGAGGAGGGGAAAAAACTTCCACTTTCCTAGTCAATCCCAGACGGAAGCCCAATTGGTCGAACAGTTCATGGGTGGTTCGGCCGTTTGGGAATGCAAAGGTATACCTCGCGGGACGGCAGCGTGCGGACGAGTGGCGGAGGCAGGGCGGCGCTCTGCCTGCGTTCGCCGCTCGTGGGGGCGCAGGCCGGCGAGGCCACAGCTCTGCCCACGCCGGCACGCCGCACGATGTCCGCCGCCCGGCTGCTCGCTCACCCGCGcctgcccgccgcccgccgccgcggccgctcgCGCTTTCTCGGTCAAGCCGCGGTGTGGGCCAGGCTGATATTGACTGGTCGCGCAGGCCCGGTGAGCGTGAGTCCTGGGCCGCTAGGCCCCTTTTAGTAGTTGACGGGCTGCTTGAGAACATGGGCTACTAGGCTGATTTTCCATCCTGTGTCCTTTCAGACCTGCTAGCTGGTGATGCACTGGCTACCGGCCCGGCCCGTGTCACAGGGGCCATGTGACTGCGAGGCGGAACCTTGTATAAAGCTcccccacctccaccgccgTGGGCCGGCCATGCTCACCCATCCTCCACCTCCGTCGACGCTAACCCAGCTCTCGTCCTCGATACCCGCCTTCTTCTTCTCCCGCTACTGGCCATCACCCATCGGGAGTCTGTCCCACCCATCCGCGGCGCTCCTGCGCCGTCTCGCCTTCACCGGCAGCTGAACCGTCACCACCGCCATCCTCAACCTTCCCTCTAGAGCGCTAGCTATTGGAAGTTCAACAATCTAAAACTTTGATCCCGCCACCTTAACCACCATCCAGGCCACCGGCGGCCGCTCCACCCCCTCCCTACCTCCCCCTCCCTACCTCGGCGGcgtggcgaggtggcggcgggcaTAGCTGAGCCTTGTGCGATGAGTCGCATGGCATCCGCACGCGTGACCCTAGCATTAGCGCTGTGTCACCCGCAAATTAAAGCCAGCAGCTAGCGGACCTTGCATGCGCATGCGCTCAGTTTAAAATGACGATCTCAAAAGCTCTCGGGTCGAGTGTCTTGCAACACTCTTAGACGACCTAAACCTTTTTCCTCGATTCTTTCTCGACAAAACCTACATATAAGAGCATGCATGCACACAGCATCGTCGACCGTTCGGTCCTGCTCGTGCACGCATGTGTATACGATCGTTAGATGTATTGTGCCCGTGGCCTGCAACGTTAACAATGGTGCTGAAACATTTATGAAGATTATGGATCTTGTTTAATTTAGTTGGCTTTGCATTGGGTCATTTAATTTCTGACGATGGGCACGAACAATGCAGCAATTAGCATGCATACCGGCGCAGTCAAAGTGGCGGTAGCCCTCGCGGATGGCGGCGTGGATGAGGCCGCGGACGTCCGCCTTCTCGATCCGCCACACGCCCAGCCCCACCGCCGGCATCCGGTGCCCGCTGCTCAGCGTCACCGCCGGCGGCATACGCCTGCTGCTGCGGTGTCCGTTGcccggcgtcgccgccgccgccggcatcaTGCTGTAGTAGTGCCCGTTGCCCGcgggcgccgccaccgccgccggcatcTTGCTGATGTGCCCGTTGCTCATCAGTGTCACCGCCGGCGCCACGTCCTTCGCCGCCATATCCTAAGCTACGTACCACTAGCTTGGCTGGCTATCTAGTCCGTCCGTGGGCTCGAATCTCGATCTCGATCTCGTCGCAGCTAGCTGCTCTTTATTTGTTGCTGGGGCTTCGAGAGCATGATGAGCACCGGCCCTTTTATAGCAGCTCTTTAATTTCGTTCTCGACACCAGCACTGTGGGAGACTCTGGCTTACTGGCTTTGCTGCTACCAAATGAGTAAGACTCTGGCTTGCTACCAAATGAGTACTACCGGCGACCTACCCTA
Coding sequences within it:
- the LOC112873057 gene encoding uncharacterized protein LOC112873057; translation: MGDTGRSSILVHILVIALCLAAFGFAIAAERRRSTGSIVTDSSNTTFCVYDSDIATGYGVGAFLFLLSGHSLLMGLTRCMCFGPPLAPGGSRAWSIIYFTSSWVTFAIAESCLIAGATKNAYHTKYRDMVYAGNWTCQSLRKGVFVAGAVFVVFTMILDVYFYMYYAKATSQAAKKISKTTPSVGMTGYA
- the LOC112893747 gene encoding NADP-dependent D-sorbitol-6-phosphate dehydrogenase-like, whose amino-acid sequence is MAAKDVAPAVTLMSNGHISKMPAAVAAPAGNGHYYSMMPAAAATPGNGHRSSRRMPPAVTLSSGHRMPAVGLGVWRIEKADVRGLIHAAIREGYRHFDCAAKYQNEAEVGDALAEAFEIGLVKREDLFITTKLWNSDHGHVIEACKDSLKKLKLDYLDLYLIHFPVASRHTEVGTVASVIGEDGVLDIDTTVSLEATWHAMEDLVNMGLVRSIGISNYGVFLTRDCLAYAKIKPAVNQIEMHPYFQRDSLVKFCQKHGICVTAHTPLGGSTANAKLFGSLSCLDDPVIKELAEKYGKTPAQLVLRWGLQKNAVVIPKTSKVERLQENLEVFDFDITDEDMEEIKAIDKNHRSNQPAKFWGIDVYS